A window from Vibrio cortegadensis encodes these proteins:
- a CDS encoding sensor domain-containing diguanylate cyclase produces MIESGEFDFSSVLESMSTAGVFAVDRRLNVIFWNRFMEIHSKLKSEEILNQHLPRFFPELKEGWFAKKVRSVMVLGNQSYTNWTQRPYLLHFPTSQFSGVESSQMYQNCAMWPLLDTNGTVQGVCISIHDVTEMAQAQLLLEEATEQVLTLEETSNRDELTGLYNRRYFFEQLNHDIARCKRYEWSLTYAIFDVDKFKHINDTYGHPVGDEVLKELGNRVHHCLRTSDTLCRFGGEEFVLLLPNLPDEFARGVLERICQSIAKKPITVDGVDIPVTISVGGGIVDFEVPAKDILSDTDKALYKAKQSGRNCVVMASDCKND; encoded by the coding sequence ATGATAGAAAGTGGTGAATTTGATTTCTCTTCGGTTCTAGAGTCGATGTCAACAGCGGGCGTTTTTGCTGTTGACCGCCGTCTGAATGTGATTTTTTGGAATCGCTTCATGGAGATCCATAGCAAACTCAAATCAGAAGAGATTCTTAATCAACACTTACCTCGGTTTTTCCCAGAACTCAAAGAGGGCTGGTTTGCCAAAAAAGTACGTTCAGTGATGGTGCTAGGAAATCAATCCTACACCAACTGGACGCAACGTCCGTATTTGTTGCATTTCCCAACTAGTCAGTTTTCGGGCGTTGAGTCATCGCAAATGTATCAAAACTGTGCAATGTGGCCGTTGCTGGATACGAATGGCACCGTCCAAGGTGTATGTATCTCGATACATGATGTGACCGAGATGGCTCAAGCACAGTTGTTGCTTGAAGAGGCGACAGAGCAAGTATTGACTCTTGAAGAGACAAGTAACCGTGACGAACTTACTGGTTTATACAACCGTCGTTACTTCTTTGAACAGCTAAACCATGACATTGCGCGTTGTAAGCGTTATGAATGGTCTCTGACATACGCGATTTTTGATGTCGATAAATTTAAACATATCAATGATACCTATGGTCACCCAGTTGGCGATGAAGTCTTAAAAGAGCTGGGAAATCGTGTTCATCACTGTTTGCGAACATCTGATACGTTATGCCGTTTTGGTGGCGAAGAGTTTGTTCTTCTACTGCCTAATTTACCCGATGAATTCGCGCGCGGTGTATTAGAGAGAATTTGCCAATCTATCGCGAAAAAACCAATTACTGTCGATGGTGTAGACATTCCAGTTACGATCAGCGTGGGCGGCGGCATTGTGGATTTCGAAGTGCCTGCAAAAGATATTTTATCTGATACAGATAAAGCACTTTATAAAGCAAAACAGAGTGGCAGGAACTGTGTCGTAATGGCTTCTGATTGCAAGAATGATTGA
- a CDS encoding uracil-xanthine permease family protein, protein MKTPNAARKSELIYQLNDRPPLLQTLFAATQHLLAMFVAVITPSLIICQALGVTPEQTNTIISMSLFASGISSFIQIKTIGPIGSGLLSIQGTSFNFIGPIIAAGLSLKAGGASIDTVMAAILGTILVASFSEILLSRVLEHARRIITPLVSGIVVTLIGLTLIQVGLVSIGGGYSALADGSFGSLDKLALAGTVLGLIVILNRSSNSYIRVASIVIAMFVGYMMAYFMGMIDTSTLAETELIALPVPMQFGLSFDWSLFIPLVLIFLITALEAIGDITATSEVSGEPVKGPVYMKRIKGGVLADGLNSAIAAVFNTFPNSTFSQNNGIILLTGVASRYVGYFIAGMLILLGLFPGVASFVQLIPEPVLGGATIVMFGTIAAAGVRIISRVDLNRRAILIMALSFSMGLGIAQKPEILQFMPEFIKNIFSSGVAAGGVTAILLNLLLPEKLEDEEIEAEEARS, encoded by the coding sequence ATGAAAACCCCGAACGCAGCACGCAAGTCGGAACTGATCTATCAACTCAATGATCGCCCACCGCTTTTACAAACACTTTTTGCGGCCACACAGCACTTGCTCGCCATGTTTGTCGCCGTCATCACGCCCTCTTTGATTATCTGCCAAGCTCTAGGTGTCACACCTGAGCAGACAAATACCATTATCAGCATGTCACTGTTCGCTTCTGGTATTTCATCGTTTATCCAAATTAAAACCATCGGTCCTATCGGATCTGGCTTGCTCTCCATTCAGGGCACAAGTTTCAATTTTATCGGTCCTATTATTGCGGCAGGTTTGTCGTTAAAAGCCGGAGGCGCAAGCATTGATACCGTCATGGCAGCCATTTTAGGCACCATCCTTGTAGCATCATTTAGTGAAATTCTACTTTCTCGCGTACTTGAACATGCGCGTCGTATTATCACTCCACTCGTATCTGGCATCGTCGTAACACTTATCGGCCTAACCTTGATTCAAGTGGGTTTGGTTTCTATCGGTGGAGGCTACTCAGCATTAGCCGATGGCAGTTTTGGTAGCTTAGATAAGCTTGCGTTGGCAGGGACGGTTCTTGGCTTAATCGTCATATTAAACCGTTCAAGTAACTCTTATATTCGTGTTGCCTCCATTGTGATTGCCATGTTTGTCGGTTACATGATGGCCTACTTCATGGGCATGATTGACACTTCAACACTGGCAGAAACAGAACTTATTGCGCTACCGGTTCCGATGCAGTTTGGCTTAAGCTTTGACTGGTCTCTATTCATCCCACTGGTTCTTATTTTCCTCATCACGGCACTGGAAGCGATTGGCGACATTACAGCTACTTCAGAAGTATCCGGAGAGCCAGTAAAAGGCCCTGTTTACATGAAGCGCATCAAAGGTGGTGTACTCGCGGACGGTCTGAATTCGGCGATTGCGGCGGTATTTAATACTTTCCCGAACTCTACCTTTAGCCAAAACAACGGCATCATTTTACTGACAGGTGTTGCAAGCCGTTACGTGGGCTACTTTATTGCAGGCATGCTAATACTGCTTGGTTTGTTCCCGGGCGTTGCAAGTTTTGTACAGTTGATCCCTGAGCCTGTTCTTGGCGGAGCGACGATTGTTATGTTTGGTACGATTGCCGCTGCGGGGGTACGAATCATTTCACGTGTAGATCTTAATCGCCGTGCCATTCTCATCATGGCACTCTCATTTTCAATGGGATTGGGCATCGCACAAAAACCTGAGATCTTGCAGTTTATGCCGGAGTTCATCAAAAACATCTTCTCTTCAGGTGTGGCCGCTGGCGGGGTAACTGCGATTTTGCTTAACCTTTTACTTCCTGAAAAATTAGAAGATGAAGAGATCGAAGCAGAAGAAGCTAGAAGCTAG
- the gmk gene encoding guanylate kinase has product MGKGTLYIVSAPSGAGKSSLISAMLETNPTYAMKVSVSHTTRGMRPGEEDGMHYHFVEKHHFEDLIKKEEFLEYAEVFGNYYGTSRVWIEDNLNKGIDVFLDIDWQGARQIRKQMPQAKSVFILPPSNGELERRLNTRGQDSEEVIAKRMSEAKSEISHYSEYDYVIINDDFDAALMDFRAIIRAERLKQDKQSAKYTGMLTALLAE; this is encoded by the coding sequence ATGGGCAAAGGTACTCTTTACATCGTGTCTGCACCAAGCGGCGCAGGAAAATCGAGCTTAATCTCAGCTATGCTGGAAACCAACCCAACCTACGCAATGAAGGTATCTGTATCTCATACCACTCGTGGCATGCGCCCAGGTGAAGAAGATGGTATGCATTACCATTTCGTAGAAAAACACCATTTTGAAGATCTCATCAAGAAAGAAGAGTTCCTTGAGTATGCTGAAGTATTTGGCAACTACTACGGCACATCACGAGTTTGGATTGAAGATAACCTAAACAAAGGTATTGATGTTTTCCTTGATATTGATTGGCAAGGTGCACGTCAGATCCGCAAACAGATGCCTCAGGCAAAAAGCGTCTTTATTCTGCCACCATCAAATGGTGAGCTAGAGCGTCGCTTAAATACGCGCGGCCAAGATAGCGAAGAAGTTATTGCAAAACGCATGAGTGAAGCGAAATCAGAAATCTCTCATTACAGCGAATATGATTATGTGATCATTAATGATGACTTTGATGCTGCATTGATGGATTTCAGAGCAATTATTCGTGCTGAACGTTTGAAACAAGATAAACAGTCTGCCAAGTATACTGGTATGCTGACCGCACTGTTAGCGGAGTAA
- the envZ gene encoding two-component system sensor histidine kinase EnvZ, which produces MRIRSSLTQSILLFITLLVASQAYSYYAVFYYALMPSMQQFNKILAHELRLVLDEQDELDLKTPLRRQLLEELGVTIHGKGTPSTEEFEHAVTIDLMSEEMSEELGSTTNVRLILGEDSYVLWMDIDALPNSLIRIPLSELQEEDFAPLFNNSLLMALLIIAGGWLFIRLQNRPLVALEKAAKVVGSGEIPSPLPAKGPSEIRSVTRAFNQMSKGIQQLEEDRALLMAGISHDLRTPLTRIRLATEMMSPEDSYLAEGIISDTEECNQIISQFMDYLKPVNVESFESVDLNDIASDVASAEGGYEVEIETHIDHTLKLARGNPIAMKRAVSNLVVNALRYGNGWVRVSTGMTADSKLIWVCVEDNGPGIESNQIDKLFEPFTRGDTARGSEGTGLGLAIVKRIVSQHHGSVVMNNRSDGGLKAQINFPVRG; this is translated from the coding sequence ATGCGTATTCGTAGCTCCCTTACTCAATCTATATTGCTGTTCATCACTCTGTTGGTGGCAAGCCAAGCTTATTCGTATTACGCCGTGTTCTATTACGCTCTGATGCCGAGCATGCAGCAGTTTAATAAAATTTTAGCGCATGAATTACGCTTGGTGCTAGACGAGCAAGATGAACTCGACTTAAAAACACCCTTAAGAAGACAGTTGCTTGAAGAGCTTGGTGTCACTATTCATGGCAAAGGCACCCCTTCGACGGAAGAGTTTGAGCACGCTGTGACCATCGATTTAATGAGTGAAGAGATGAGTGAAGAACTTGGCTCCACCACTAATGTTAGATTGATTCTCGGTGAAGATAGCTACGTATTATGGATGGATATCGATGCGTTGCCAAACTCGTTAATTCGGATCCCATTATCGGAGTTACAAGAGGAAGACTTTGCGCCTTTGTTTAACAATAGTTTGTTAATGGCACTGTTAATCATCGCTGGAGGTTGGCTATTCATCCGCCTGCAAAATCGACCATTAGTCGCCCTCGAAAAAGCGGCCAAAGTGGTTGGGAGCGGAGAAATCCCATCCCCCTTACCAGCAAAAGGTCCGTCAGAAATTCGTTCGGTGACGCGAGCATTTAACCAGATGTCCAAAGGTATTCAGCAGTTAGAAGAGGACCGCGCGTTATTAATGGCGGGCATTAGCCATGATTTACGAACGCCTCTGACTCGTATACGTCTTGCGACTGAAATGATGTCACCAGAAGATAGTTATTTAGCGGAAGGGATCATCAGTGATACCGAAGAGTGTAATCAGATCATCAGTCAGTTTATGGATTATTTGAAGCCTGTGAATGTGGAGTCGTTTGAAAGTGTGGATTTGAACGATATTGCCAGCGATGTTGCCAGTGCTGAAGGGGGGTATGAGGTTGAAATTGAAACACATATTGACCACACCTTAAAACTGGCGCGAGGCAATCCCATTGCGATGAAGCGGGCGGTGAGTAATTTGGTGGTAAATGCACTGCGTTACGGTAATGGTTGGGTACGAGTGAGTACTGGAATGACGGCTGATAGCAAATTGATTTGGGTGTGCGTTGAAGACAATGGGCCCGGAATTGAATCGAATCAGATTGATAAACTATTCGAACCTTTTACTCGTGGCGATACCGCAAGAGGGAGTGAGGGAACAGGATTAGGTTTAGCCATCGTCAAACGGATTGTGAGCCAGCATCACGGTTCAGTTGTGATGAATAATCGCAGTGACGGTGGGCTCAAAGCTCAAATTAATTTTCCTGTTCGTGGTTAG
- a CDS encoding chemotaxis protein CheC produces MSSIHLNADEFDALRELTNIGMGRAGAKLSELFESKVKLSVPHVDLVSQEKITALVQDFGQKSDPVNIVQQEFIGEMIGRSSVMYGGGTFTSLMGYLGYDEEDATSTATQHEILNELTNVINSASLSGLSEELQLDLHLSQPAILFFDTQSTQVDDSRLAYSDSDAHILLIDIKLEIEEKGVHCDNIISLKEEGLINLVSSLRKLMA; encoded by the coding sequence ATGAGTTCGATCCATTTAAATGCTGATGAGTTTGATGCGCTGCGTGAGCTGACTAATATTGGTATGGGCCGTGCAGGTGCTAAATTATCTGAGCTGTTTGAAAGTAAGGTGAAGCTATCTGTCCCTCATGTTGATTTAGTATCACAAGAAAAGATCACCGCTTTAGTCCAAGATTTTGGTCAAAAATCTGATCCAGTGAATATCGTGCAACAAGAATTCATTGGTGAAATGATTGGTCGCTCTTCAGTTATGTACGGTGGTGGAACGTTTACTTCATTAATGGGTTACTTAGGCTATGATGAAGAAGACGCAACATCAACGGCAACTCAACATGAAATTCTTAATGAGTTAACGAATGTCATTAATAGTGCGAGCCTTTCTGGTTTATCGGAAGAGTTGCAACTTGATTTACACCTGTCTCAGCCTGCAATTTTGTTCTTTGATACGCAAAGTACTCAAGTTGATGATAGCCGATTAGCGTACTCGGATTCAGATGCACATATTCTATTGATTGATATTAAGTTAGAGATCGAAGAGAAAGGCGTGCATTGTGACAATATTATCTCTTTAAAAGAGGAAGGGCTTATTAACCTAGTCTCTTCACTACGGAAACTGATGGCATGA
- the recG gene encoding ATP-dependent DNA helicase RecG, whose product MSQLLSAISLTSLSGVGAKVAEKLAKVGLNNVQDLLFHLPLRYEDRTRIYPMVKLHAGLWAAVQGKVMSVDTIFGKRKMLSVKISDGNGTVSLKFFNFTAGMKNNFTEGKQVHAYGEIKRGGIGLEIVHPDYKFYVPTQKPDIEQNLTPVYPTTDGLRQITLRNLTDQALALLDKAAVSELLPSGLYDHQITLGEALHTIHRPPPSINLEEFDEGRHPAQQRLIIEELLAQNLSMLSVRSKGQQDVALPLAEVSNLKQQLLQQLPFTPTNAQSRVVKEIEDDLVKSHPMMRLVQGDVGSGKTLVAALAAVRAIEHGYQVALMAPTELLAEQHTINFGQWFESMGVQVGWLAGKLKGKAKETELARIASGEAQMVVGTHALFQEHVAFKNLALVIIDEQHRFGVHQRLELREKGAKQGSYPHQLIMTATPIPRTLAMTAYADLETSVIDELPPGRTPIQTVAIPDTKRDDIIERVRNACLNEGKQAYWVCTLIDESEALEAQAAADTAEELQRILPDVKIGLVHGRMKSAEKQAVMKQFKDNELHLLVATTVIEVGVDVPNSSLMIIENPERLGLAQLHQLRGRVGRGSVASHCVLLYHAPLSKTAQKRLGVLRESNDGFVIAQRDLEIRGPGELLGTKQTGMADFKIADLVRDQRLIPEVQRMARYIHDSYPDNALAIIDRWLGDRDVYAKA is encoded by the coding sequence ATGTCCCAACTCCTTTCAGCCATCTCCCTTACTTCGCTCTCTGGAGTGGGTGCCAAAGTCGCTGAAAAGCTAGCAAAAGTCGGGCTCAATAACGTTCAAGATCTGCTCTTTCATCTGCCACTTCGCTACGAAGATCGCACTCGTATCTATCCCATGGTCAAACTGCATGCTGGGTTATGGGCGGCGGTACAAGGCAAAGTCATGAGCGTCGATACCATCTTCGGCAAACGTAAAATGCTGTCGGTGAAAATCAGTGACGGCAATGGCACGGTGAGCCTGAAGTTTTTCAACTTTACCGCCGGCATGAAGAACAACTTTACCGAAGGGAAACAAGTTCATGCTTATGGAGAGATCAAGCGTGGGGGAATCGGACTCGAAATTGTTCATCCTGATTATAAATTTTACGTCCCAACTCAAAAGCCGGATATTGAACAAAACCTAACGCCCGTCTACCCCACCACCGATGGGTTAAGGCAAATAACACTACGTAACCTGACCGATCAAGCCTTAGCGCTACTCGATAAAGCAGCCGTCAGTGAACTATTACCGTCAGGATTATACGATCACCAAATTACGCTAGGGGAAGCGCTGCATACCATTCATCGTCCTCCACCAAGTATTAATCTTGAGGAGTTTGATGAAGGGCGACACCCAGCTCAGCAACGCCTTATTATTGAAGAGTTGCTGGCACAAAATCTTTCTATGCTCTCTGTTCGAAGCAAAGGACAACAAGATGTTGCTTTGCCACTCGCGGAAGTGTCCAATCTCAAACAGCAGTTACTGCAACAACTTCCGTTTACTCCAACCAATGCCCAATCTCGCGTGGTGAAAGAGATTGAAGATGACCTAGTCAAGTCTCACCCTATGATGCGCTTGGTTCAGGGCGATGTTGGTTCCGGAAAAACATTGGTTGCTGCACTTGCCGCGGTTAGAGCGATTGAGCATGGTTATCAGGTGGCACTAATGGCCCCAACAGAACTACTCGCAGAGCAACATACCATCAATTTTGGCCAATGGTTTGAAAGCATGGGAGTACAAGTAGGTTGGCTTGCAGGCAAACTCAAAGGTAAAGCCAAAGAGACTGAACTGGCGCGCATTGCCAGCGGCGAAGCGCAAATGGTAGTGGGGACTCACGCACTGTTTCAGGAACATGTAGCGTTTAAAAATCTCGCTCTTGTGATCATTGATGAACAACATCGATTTGGTGTCCACCAGCGTCTAGAGTTACGTGAAAAAGGAGCAAAACAGGGCTCGTATCCACATCAATTAATCATGACCGCAACTCCCATTCCAAGGACGCTGGCCATGACTGCTTATGCCGACCTCGAAACCTCGGTGATAGATGAACTGCCACCGGGAAGAACCCCGATCCAAACCGTCGCCATTCCCGATACCAAACGCGATGATATTATTGAACGAGTGCGAAATGCCTGTCTTAATGAGGGAAAACAAGCTTATTGGGTCTGCACACTGATTGATGAGTCAGAAGCTTTGGAAGCGCAAGCGGCAGCGGATACGGCGGAAGAGCTGCAACGCATTTTGCCAGATGTGAAAATTGGTCTGGTGCACGGTCGAATGAAATCGGCAGAAAAACAAGCGGTCATGAAGCAGTTCAAGGATAACGAGCTGCATCTATTAGTCGCGACGACGGTTATTGAAGTCGGTGTGGATGTGCCTAATTCAAGTTTAATGATCATCGAAAATCCAGAAAGGCTCGGTTTAGCGCAACTCCACCAGCTAAGAGGCCGTGTAGGGCGAGGTTCAGTCGCGAGTCATTGTGTACTCTTGTATCACGCACCATTATCAAAAACCGCACAAAAGCGCTTAGGGGTGCTCCGCGAAAGTAATGATGGATTTGTAATTGCACAGCGTGATTTAGAGATCCGTGGACCCGGTGAACTGCTTGGCACCAAACAAACCGGAATGGCCGATTTCAAAATTGCAGACTTAGTGAGAGATCAACGCTTAATTCCAGAAGTTCAGCGCATGGCGCGCTACATTCACGATAGTTATCCTGATAATGCCCTCGCAATTATCGATCGTTGGCTAGGTGATCGCGACGTCTACGCTAAGGCATAG
- the ompR gene encoding osmolarity response regulator transcription factor OmpR: protein MQENHKILVVDDDARLRALLERYLSEQGFQVRSVANSEQMDRLLTRENFHLMVLDLMLPGEDGLSICRRLRSANNMLPILMLTAKGDEVDRIVGLEVGADDYLPKPFNPRELLARIKAVLRRQVVEAPGAPSSEELMVEFGEFRLNLGTREMFRNEEPMPLTSGEFAVLKSLVTNAREPMSRDKLMNMARGREYSAMERSIDVQISRLRRMLEEDPSKPRYIQTVWGLGYVFVPDGKEA from the coding sequence ATGCAAGAAAATCATAAAATATTAGTGGTCGATGATGACGCGCGTTTGCGTGCATTACTAGAACGTTACTTGTCTGAGCAAGGCTTCCAAGTACGTAGTGTCGCTAACAGTGAGCAGATGGACCGCCTGTTAACTCGTGAAAATTTCCACCTTATGGTGCTGGATCTCATGTTACCTGGGGAAGATGGCTTATCGATTTGTCGTCGTCTTCGTAGTGCCAATAACATGCTACCTATCTTAATGTTAACGGCAAAAGGCGATGAGGTTGATCGCATTGTTGGGCTGGAAGTGGGTGCCGATGATTATTTGCCAAAACCCTTCAACCCACGTGAACTGCTTGCTCGAATTAAAGCGGTGTTGCGACGCCAAGTAGTAGAAGCTCCGGGCGCACCAAGCTCAGAAGAGTTGATGGTTGAATTTGGTGAGTTTCGCTTAAATCTTGGTACTCGCGAAATGTTCCGTAATGAAGAGCCGATGCCGCTAACGTCGGGTGAATTTGCGGTACTTAAATCTCTAGTGACCAATGCGCGTGAACCGATGTCGCGTGATAAGTTGATGAACATGGCTCGTGGCCGAGAGTATTCTGCAATGGAACGCTCTATCGATGTTCAGATCTCACGTTTACGCCGAATGTTAGAAGAAGATCCAAGCAAACCACGCTATATTCAGACCGTGTGGGGTTTGGGGTATGTGTTTGTGCCAGATGGAAAAGAGGCATAA
- a CDS encoding response regulator, producing the protein MSDSLLIVDDSSFSRRMIKRAIPQSWEVSITEASGGEDALSQCSNSNFDILFLDITMPDIDGIEVLKRLKTMEYSASVYVISADIQPAIREEAFQLGAKGFLPKPISAEELESFLRQEGVQL; encoded by the coding sequence ATGTCAGACAGTTTACTTATCGTTGATGATTCATCGTTTTCTCGCCGAATGATCAAGCGCGCAATTCCACAAAGCTGGGAAGTAAGCATTACTGAAGCTTCGGGCGGAGAAGATGCACTTTCTCAATGCTCAAACTCTAATTTTGATATTCTTTTCCTTGATATTACAATGCCGGACATAGATGGTATTGAAGTGCTTAAGCGCCTTAAAACGATGGAATACAGTGCAAGTGTTTACGTTATTTCTGCGGATATTCAACCTGCAATACGTGAAGAAGCGTTCCAACTTGGCGCAAAAGGCTTTTTACCAAAACCGATCTCTGCTGAAGAGCTTGAATCATTTTTACGCCAGGAGGGCGTGCAATTATGA
- the spoT gene encoding bifunctional GTP diphosphokinase/guanosine-3',5'-bis pyrophosphate 3'-pyrophosphohydrolase: MYLFDSLKDVAQEYLTEPQVEALRQSYVVARDAHEGQTRSSGEPYIIHPVAVSRILAEMRLDIESLQAALLHDVIEDTEVTKEELEAQFGTTVAELVDGVSKLDKLKFRDRKEAQAENFRKMVLAMVQDIRVILIKLADRTHNMRTLGALRPDKKRRIARETLEIYSPLAHRLGIHNIKTELEELGFEALYPNRYRVLKNVVKVARGNRNEMIERIHTEIKGRLEDVGLNVRVFGREKNLFSIYNKMKTKEQRFHTIMDIYAFRVVVDSADTCYRALGQVHSLYKPRPGRMKDYIAVPKANGYQSLHTSMVGPHGVPVEVQIRTEDMDQMADKGVAAHWSYKGNGDRTGTTAQVKAQRWMQSLLELQQSAGNSFEFIENVKSDLFPDEIYVFSPKGRIVELPVGATAVDFAYAVHTDVGNMCVGARVDLNPYPLSKALKNGQTIEIISAPGARPNAAWLNYVVTSRARTKIRQVLKTMRREDSVTLGRRLLNHALGERSITDLAEENVQHVLSELKMADMDELLAAIGLGELMSIVIARRLLGSADELTEVEGTDGKPRKKLPIRGAEGILLNFAKCCHPIPDDHIIAHVSPGKGLVVHRETCPNVRGYQREPDKYMAVEWSDEYDQEFTAELQVDVQNHQGALAELTNVISKTGSNIHGLSTEERDGRLYTVTVLLTTKDRVHLAKIMKRIRVMPHVLKVRRKKN, from the coding sequence TTGTATCTATTTGATAGCCTCAAAGACGTTGCCCAAGAATACCTAACAGAGCCTCAAGTTGAGGCTCTGCGTCAATCTTATGTGGTAGCGAGAGACGCCCATGAAGGGCAAACCCGCTCAAGCGGTGAACCGTATATTATCCACCCTGTTGCTGTTTCTCGTATTCTGGCGGAAATGCGCCTAGATATTGAGAGCTTGCAAGCAGCCCTTCTTCACGATGTTATTGAAGATACTGAAGTGACCAAAGAGGAGCTCGAAGCTCAATTTGGTACTACTGTGGCTGAGCTTGTGGATGGTGTATCTAAGCTGGATAAGCTTAAATTTCGTGATCGCAAAGAAGCGCAAGCCGAAAACTTTCGTAAGATGGTTCTTGCCATGGTGCAAGACATTCGCGTTATCTTGATCAAACTTGCCGACCGCACTCACAACATGCGCACTTTGGGAGCATTACGCCCCGATAAAAAACGCCGCATTGCTCGTGAAACGTTAGAGATCTACTCTCCTCTTGCTCATCGTCTTGGTATTCATAATATTAAGACTGAACTTGAAGAGCTCGGTTTCGAAGCTTTATACCCTAACCGTTACCGCGTTTTAAAAAATGTGGTGAAGGTCGCGCGTGGCAACCGAAACGAAATGATCGAGCGTATCCATACCGAAATCAAAGGCCGTCTTGAAGATGTTGGCCTTAACGTTCGTGTATTTGGTCGTGAAAAGAACCTGTTCTCCATCTATAACAAGATGAAAACCAAAGAGCAGCGTTTCCACACCATCATGGATATCTACGCTTTTCGTGTCGTTGTAGACAGTGCCGATACTTGTTATCGTGCGCTTGGTCAAGTACACAGCCTGTACAAGCCACGTCCTGGTCGCATGAAAGATTACATTGCAGTACCAAAAGCCAATGGCTACCAATCTCTGCACACTTCAATGGTTGGCCCTCACGGCGTGCCTGTGGAAGTGCAAATCCGTACTGAAGATATGGATCAAATGGCAGACAAAGGTGTCGCGGCACACTGGTCTTATAAAGGCAATGGCGATCGCACTGGCACAACCGCTCAGGTGAAAGCTCAGCGCTGGATGCAAAGCTTATTAGAGTTGCAACAAAGCGCCGGTAACTCATTTGAATTTATTGAAAATGTGAAATCTGATCTGTTCCCAGATGAGATCTACGTTTTCTCGCCAAAAGGTCGCATCGTTGAACTTCCAGTAGGCGCAACGGCTGTCGATTTCGCTTATGCCGTGCATACTGACGTTGGCAATATGTGTGTAGGAGCAAGAGTCGATCTTAATCCTTACCCACTCAGCAAAGCGCTCAAAAATGGCCAAACCATTGAGATCATCAGCGCGCCTGGTGCTCGTCCAAATGCTGCATGGCTCAACTATGTTGTGACTTCTCGCGCTCGAACTAAGATCCGTCAAGTTCTGAAAACCATGCGCCGTGAAGATTCCGTCACATTGGGTCGTCGTCTGCTAAATCACGCATTGGGTGAGAGATCCATTACGGATCTCGCAGAAGAGAACGTTCAACATGTTCTTTCTGAGCTGAAAATGGCTGACATGGATGAGTTATTGGCTGCGATTGGACTGGGTGAGTTAATGAGTATTGTTATTGCTCGTCGCTTACTTGGCTCAGCAGATGAATTGACAGAAGTCGAAGGCACAGATGGCAAGCCGAGGAAAAAGCTGCCTATCCGTGGTGCTGAAGGCATACTGCTCAACTTCGCCAAATGTTGTCACCCAATTCCTGATGATCACATCATTGCGCATGTATCACCGGGTAAAGGCTTAGTGGTTCACCGTGAAACGTGTCCGAATGTTCGCGGTTATCAACGTGAGCCAGACAAGTACATGGCGGTTGAATGGTCTGATGAATACGATCAAGAGTTTACCGCTGAATTGCAAGTTGATGTTCAAAACCATCAAGGTGCATTGGCAGAGTTAACCAATGTGATCTCTAAGACGGGTTCAAACATTCATGGTCTTTCAACAGAAGAGCGCGATGGCCGTCTGTACACCGTGACGGTGCTATTGACCACCAAAGACCGCGTACATCTTGCGAAAATCATGAAACGTATTCGTGTCATGCCGCATGTTCTCAAGGTTCGCCGAAAGAAGAACTAA
- the rpoZ gene encoding DNA-directed RNA polymerase subunit omega has translation MARVTVQDAVEKVGNRFDLVLISARRARQMQTGGKDSLVPEENDKPTVIALREIEEGLITKDVLDARERQEQQEQEAAELAAVSSIAHTR, from the coding sequence ATGGCACGCGTAACTGTACAAGACGCTGTTGAAAAAGTTGGTAATCGTTTCGACCTAGTTCTTATCTCTGCACGTCGCGCACGTCAGATGCAGACTGGCGGTAAAGATTCACTAGTGCCTGAAGAAAATGATAAGCCAACGGTTATCGCACTTCGCGAAATCGAAGAAGGCCTTATCACTAAAGACGTATTAGATGCTCGTGAACGTCAAGAGCAACAAGAGCAAGAAGCGGCAGAGCTAGCAGCAGTTAGCAGCATCGCTCACACTCGTTAA